The region agtatgtgacttatttattcaACAGAagaatatcaactgcataatcctgcaaaattccagcctcaggtatggactaattatgttttttttttaaatgagaaacatcaataaaaaagtaattaatCCCAGAAATCACATAGTccactttaggtacctgcagATTTTAAACTGTAGAACATGAAAAGCATCAAATTTGGGACTACGCACTTTTTTCACATTCTACTGACACTAAGGtacacacaaaactttcaaaaacagAAGTTGCTcttccaaacttttatagcctttatctgctATTtctaaccccacttttggtagcTTTTCACTTGGTGAGTCATATATATtaggagataattctataaggggccacctaaatttaggcagcaATCATGAGCATAAATGATGGTTATCTAGTCACATGTGTGAACacatgcatgcaaatgagccgTTTCTGGCTATttgttattctgtaaatatatgacAAAATTCAATGCACCTACTTTACAGATGAACATTCACATGAGCCAAATGCACATTTATTATAAACTACTACAATCTATGTACTCTCACAGTCTAAACTCTAGCATTTAAACACCTGCTCTATTGCTAGTGCTTGTGCCGAAAATACAGGTGCTTCTTTAACCTGCTACATTCGCATTCTGTAAAGAAAACTAGATCTAAATAAGTGCATTCTTGACATCTAAAATTAGAtgcccctttataaaattatcctcatgaTCACTGCCAAAGCAGAAGGAATAAAActccttgttaaaaaaaaaacaacaaaatgttAACTGCCCAATAAAAGTTGAAAAacgttatttttatttgtatttcacTTCCTGAAAGATCACAGAGATTAACTCCCACCAGATTAATTTTAGCTTTTCAACACATATCCGATGCCCTACGATATCTGAAGGCCTGCCTCTTCCATTTCAAATCAGTTCTTTGGGACTAGATAAAGGAAGTATTACTCCAAAAatctaatttaaaaaatgtactgtTAGTCTACTAAAAATGGTTCCCCTCTACTAAAAATGGTACCCCTTATTTGGTTTAACAGAAGATCAGTTCTAGCTCTATCAAAAGTGACGTAGAAGAGAGCAAGAAGGTTTgttttgagaacaggagatggcatgatgtcaaaatgttgaagccacttaggttagtttATGTTTCTCCTTCACCGTGCAGCCGTTGTTCTGCATACagccgtacactcaaaacaaagcaaacctacgagctgctgcatccatgttgccattctttattgttggtagcatttttatttaatctcacttatattctcaaacatgccagcttgtgcagcatacggatgtacacagaggaagtataataatagaataacttttcatagtagagtagtaatttgttataaatcgtaatcagcatgtcatttggaggggacaccctagcatgtgttatattcatgcagagattttttttattctactaaagggccactaaaacagacatcatgttatgataatcaggtgctcaacatttagggtcctgtttactaagatgcgctataggtgcgctaacttatgcacttatgaagctatgctgtaggcatgctaacgttagagacacccattatattcctatgggtgtctctagcagcgtgcaatttttagcacgtgctaaaacatTTGCTCACATacagtgcggtttagtaaacagggccctcagagtttatatctatttatttacttattttttcactgattatatcccacataaaacatgaattaggttgaaaaatttacattttttgtcctgtgcctatatcaaaagagaaagatcGTTTGTGAgagcttgctccttttgttttgtggaatgcagtggtatattataaaaatgcacttatattatttattactactatttaaaagaaagatattaaataaggagggcagagctaccttcttGCAGacatccagagtcagtctaaatgtgccaacattttctagTTCTGTGATATATTATTTCTctcttcttcaagtctgttttcaacagcattttctcagttattacccaaatgcaaatACAATTATAATAATTCGTAAGTTTTAGATGATATTGAATTCTAATATAGTCTTACTGTATTTCCaggtttggcacagtataagtcatcacatggtcaaaatataagaaaactaatggactgcattaggagcttatagcccatttagataaacaaatgagagagctgcatgaaagaaaatattttttattattttgacttaagaAAACCACTTGgctctgaaacatgctcaaagcaGAATaacccatttgtacaaaagaggcGAGGAAGATGTGATTCCCTGTGCCCCAATGGAAGGAGAGTTTAATATTATTTCCAGTCTTCATAACactagttaagatgaacccatcagtaaacaggctaTCATCCtctctgaaatttggccatgtgttactgtattgtatagaactgtgtagaaaatgagcacaaaatacagcctttattagtgctgtttccaccagctacaataaattttgaaacatttttttactgatattcagtttttgaatcatgatatttatatcagacactttcaaataagtaaaaataaacagtttattttgtcctccacccattaaggcactgcctatccaactaaacagcttttgactttttacagatggaccacgcataggcagtccgttatttccagtgatcttttactattgctttcaatagcgtttgctattgttttgagtgtacttgtGACTCCACATACTGGTTTCAAGCCATATAATGGGTGGGCTAGACAGCGTCGTACcgtcgtctcctgttctcaaactAACTGTAACCTCCTTGGAGGTGTGCGTGAGGAATCTAAAAAACGGCCTTAAAAATGCATGGTTAATGAATATTACACACttctttactaaaaaaaaaatatattagtaccataaaaagaggcaaaggaatgcaaaataagaccaaaacacagaagaaaaccaggaCTGTAAAATGACACTGAAGCATctggacttactactactactgctgcttaacatttctagagcgctactagggttacgcagcgctgtacaatttaacaaagagagacagtccctgctaaaagagcttacaatctaatagacaagactTAATACTGCTAGTTTCTGAAGGGTCCTTGCGGTTTAGCTAAGCCAAAACAAACCAACAGATTCTGCTCTGAGAGGTGCTCCAGACTACAGTTCCATGCGTGCCCAGCGCCTCCGCTATCAAAAAAGGTGACGTAACAGATATGCAGGAGCGAGCGAGCGCGCAGCGCACATAGGGGTCATAGGGAAAGCCCATAAAATCCCGAGCCCCATTAGGCGAAAGCAAATACCCTAGTCGAGTGGTTACGATATAGCCAAAGCAGGCATAACCCTGGAGACTCATCCCTTTATGTCCTTACAccctctccatttccccaggtcacACTCACTTTCAGTACGCAACCTCGCACGTAGTGCTCGCACCCGGCCCCAACTGCCGCCATCTTCTTCACACCCTCACGTCACACAAGAAGTCAGGCAGGCACCAGCCGTAGCCGCACgcggcagaaggggcggagtctctGCTGTAGGGCCACTATCCAATCCGCCTCGCCTCCCCTTTTGAACGCCGTGTCCGTCCGTGTGAGCACGTGACCGGAGAGAGGCGCCTCGCTTGCATAATGGTTAAAGGGCTCTAGGAGTGGACTCTGTCATCAACGTGCGGGCGTTATTGTTGCAGGGGAAGGATTTCTGCACGTGGAAATCTTGGTCGTGTCTCCAGTCCTGTTGCTTTGTTAATGGTTCTGCGTGGGGACGGAGGGAACGTTGGAGCTGCCCAAGCAGGGCAGACTGTGCCCATGAGCGGTCCAGAGATCTCCATGCGCGAGGATGGTGCTAGGAGTCAAGGACGGAGCGAATCTGGGATCTCTGCGATGCCATCAAGCGGGATTCCACGGGGAAGACCCAAGTCTGGAAGAGTTTGGAAAGATCAAAACAAGAAAAGGTAAGAACCATGTATGCTAAAGTGGCTCCTCCTCCCCCAAACGTTTCCTGGTGGCCCTAGTGCCCCCCTTGCACACTCCGTCACtccccccctttaaaaaaaacttttcctgTGGCTTAGTGGGGCCTAGATATATCACCGGAATCCTCTCGCGACATCCTCCTGACCCTTTCCGGCTGACTGGGCAAGGACACCGAGCTACCCTCGGAATATGGCAAAACTTCCTGTGCCACCCTCGCCCCACTCAAATTATACCTGGTACTGGTGTGGTCTTAAGGAGGAGGCCAGGCTGTGTTCTTATCCTGGCCACCATATTTCAAAATGGTAGCGCCTGACTCTAGTGTTGTCCCTACATACctactccccccccaccccccaaaaaaaaaaattctttgggTGGGCCAAGCCAAAATGCGCCACAGGGGATCTGGTCACATCGTTTTGAAagatggtggggagggagggtgttgcacagtgtgttttttctagcaaaaaaggtgccagtagtcaaatgctaagccacccttcaggggctgggtggtcactgagggacccacctcacaataaacaggcctcctgcaactagtcacagaatctatgacaaggagcctgagctctttcattaaaacttggggtccatgagtcaattttagcacacaatggaaaaggtgccggtactcagtaccccctcaaaaaaagccctggtgttgCATGAGCCAAGTATAATTCAGGGGGAGAGCGTTTGCCATGCTCGGAATCTACCCGACAGCCCAAAGGATTGGTCAGCTGCTgattgtgggagggggggggggagtgtctggACCAGGCAGAATCATAATGGGCTGGGGAGGTGTTAGTGGGGGGGCTTACAAGTGTGTAAGCACCCCCCCCCTCTTGTATAAGCTGACACTGTTAATGATTGTACTGCACCTGTAAGCTGTTGGACAGACCAATCTGCAAATAaattattctattttttttacttttttgcaaATGAGGATCCTCTGAATTTACTTCATGCCTTCTTAAAGCCCATTAATGTTTTAGTCTTCAGGTGGATATTCACAGTgacttaactggccagttaaatcaccttaACTACTTAGTACTGCTgaaattaaccagttagcattgaactgaaaaccagctattttggggcagtccaggggcagagttggcacttaattggcacttgaccagttaagtgctgaatagtgCACGTAACTGGTTATGCGTTAACCGTCTCCAGAAACACCAATGCTGGTGCTTGGAcgtggcctgacattgaatttccaggtttaatgctggAGGCGGTCAACAAAACACTGCCACCAGCTGACTATCAGGCCCCTTGTCTCCGGATTCAGCCAGGACCAACGTTGGGTTTAATATCAGAGCTACCACAGatctttatagtaacatagtagatgacggcagagaaagacctgtacgctccatctagtctgcccaacaagataaactcatatgtgctactttatgtgtattcctgattttgatttgtatctgccattttcaggacacagaccgtggaagtctacccaccactagccccgcctcccaccaccggctctgccacccgatctccactaagcttctgaggatccattccttctgaacaggattcctttgtttatcccactcattcttgaattccgttaccgttttcatctccaccacctcccgtggtagggcattccaagtatccaccactccgtgaaaaaatacttcctgacatttttcttgagtctgccccccttcaatctcatttcatgtcctctagttctaccactttcccatctatggaaaaggttcatttgcggattaatacctttcaaatatttgaacgtctgtatcatatcacccctgtttctcctttcctccagggtatacgtgttcaggtcagcaagtctctcctcatacatcttgtaacacaaatcccataccatttttgtagcttttctttgcaccacttcaattctttttacatcctttgcaagatacggcctccaaaattgaacacaatactccaggtggggcctcaccaacgacttatacaggggcgtcaaaacctcctttcttctgctgttcacACCTCTCTCgaaacagcctagcaaccttctagctacggttccagttctttttctcttctctctgcttTTCTAACTCATCGCTTGGTGCTCCTTTGTCTCTGTCAGATTTTCTGCCATGGTGAAGAACAAGCCCCTGCATACTTCTTGGGAACAGAAGATGAAGAAGCGCCAGGAGAAACGACTCACGATGGATTTTGCACGACATTTGCGggaagagaaacaacaaaagaagGAGGTGAGAAAAGGAGAATGTAGTGCTGGGAGGAGTTTTAAAGAGGAGCTGGGAAATGGAAATGTTGCTGTAACTAAGTTATTGACTTTCAGTAAATCAGAAAATTTTGCTTAGTATAATTCCTTAAGAAGAAGGAACTGGAGCAAGAACAAGCCTCGGCATTGGGTACCAGGTCACCAACTTGCACACTGAAGTAACTAGTAAGAACAGAGGTAAGAGGAGGAGAATACGTAAGGTATTGGGTAACAGTGAGGCTTTGATATAATGCACCTTTTCATTGGTACTACAAGAGTTAGTCAACTGGTATTTCCATGTCtccagaaggcttacaatctatgtatgtacctgaggcaagaaattGAAGCATCAGTGGGGTTGAGTATTCTGAAAGTTAACCTTTCAGACTGATGAGCCATGAATTGATGGAGCATCTGTGGCCAGGTTTTAAGGATTGGTTTTCCAAATTTCTGTAAAGGTGTAGGCAATAGGTAAGATGATGGGGCAGTGTTGTTGTAAATACTTAACAGCTAGAGTGCTTCAGGGGTCAGAGTTGCCCCcttatttcatatttatttatatagaacTCAGTTTTTTAATTACCTTTTATTGAAACAAAGCACAAGCAATAACACAGGCAGAATGCCAACTGGAATAATCAGAAGTAAATACAACCCACCCCAGAGAGACCAGCCCAGAGCCCTAACTAAGGGCAACTTAGGATAGACCACGCCACTGACGATACAGTTGCCAGGTCACATGGAAACGGCCCATATGGTCTGTCttgaaggcagttaacttagacatggcattatttatttagattttgctcacacctttcttcagtagtacctcaaggtgagttacattctggtacactCTGTCCCtgttgggcttacaatctaatcttgtacctgaggcaatggagggttaagtgacttacccaagatcacaaggagcggcagtgggatttgaaccaggcatctctggatatcaagaccagtgctctaacaactaggccactcctccactccattattctataacatcacagctaaatcctgggaacacccccagcccccttttgagttacgcacTATAACAGGTGggcattttatagaattgggcaCAAGGCAGGTCTGTACGCAAACCCAGATGACTACCAATTATTGATTAACGACTGTATATAATATCTCTAGCAAATGGGTACAAGTATTTACCATATTTCTGTGCatgaaccaggacactgtaccagtgagttcacagtgagaatactgaaaggtaactttaaaaccatacaaggacgtaagacctttgaagtaagaatgattgaatattttaacacccattataaaccataaagctgtatgtctctgttgatcaccccacccctcacctatccacacccatcctgttagaatatcaatgatattccccatgctttgatgtccccatgcatacctcctacccacccccatcctcccaccctgtcagactgtcatagtaatgcttgaatgttttcacttatatacactgtcagctagcacatttgcttatttccgatctgacgaagaagggcaaccttcgaaagctaatcaagaaatgtattaagttatgtccaataaaaaaggtatcatcttattttcttttccatgttttattttgtttgatttctattgataaccttaagagtggactaacacggctaccacactcctctacttattttGGTGCCAAAACTGATCTAAAATCTTAATTGTCTTGTTTCAGTTTTCAGCTAAAAAAGCAAGAGTATTTTTGACTGAAACTGTGATGCAGCCATCTCTCCTCACCTTTGGGACCGACCTGAGAAGTATTGGTGGTCCAATGGTGCAATtggggcagaagcaatccccactcacccctgcctttgctggctctgttgtcaaaatggctgccacgacttcaaacagccattttgagacttgGAGCCAGCATGGTAGGAATGATTTGGCCACAGGTTGGgttgcagctgcagtggttgatggagCATGAGTGCATCCCAAAAAGGGACTTTCTGCTACTTGTGCAGATGCATACTGCATTGTTCCAGGGAACACCACCATGTTGTACCGGTGAGATCACTAGTAGAATTCAGTTGTTTGTGCCTCCACCTGTTGGTGGCAAAGGATAACACCCATTTGTGCAGAACAGTGtagctgactaaaggaaagagaatTTTCAGGTAAGACAGTTTCTCCTTTCCAGGCATGCTAAGAGGTATTTAGCTTGTTATTGGTACAATATAACTAGCATTGTACGGTGTTTATTTTGGggtaatttttttattatttgtctcATTTCTTTTATTGTGTGCTGCTTAATATTTATACTACATTAATACATAGGACAGTAAGgtattgcttatgtacttacgggAAGTTGTACAGCTCAGGAGAAATCTTCCTGCCAAACCCTTATTTCACTCCCTGTCCCAGCTGAATAGAGATCCAGAGCAAATCACCCCAGCCTGTTCAAATGCAGGAATCTGTGCCTGGCCAGAGACTGATTTTACAGCTGATACAGAAATGTGCCCAAGAACCCACACAGATAGAGAGGGAGGTTCCTTCATCTAGTTCAAATCTCTTTTGAAAAAGCTGAGATCCAGGTGTTAATGGGCAGCTTTTTTTCGCTGCTGTTCTCTCGTGTACTGTAAGGAGTTGTATGTTGAGGACTGTCCTCCGAGACTTGTTTGGATGATGGAGAAAAATGAAGTTGGCTGATGTTTAAAGAATTCTGTTCCCCTCTCCAGGAGAAGAAAAGGCGCAGGGAGGAGAATCTGAGACGGCGACTGGAGAATGAGAGGAAGGCGGAGATCGTGCAAGTGGTAAGAGGATACTGAATTCCCCCTCTTGCAATACATACCAGACAGCTGCATCCCTGAGAATTGTACTTCTCTCCACAGAGGAGCGAGATCGTGGAGGATAAGCTGGG is a window of Microcaecilia unicolor chromosome 2, aMicUni1.1, whole genome shotgun sequence DNA encoding:
- the CCDC86 gene encoding coiled-coil domain-containing protein 86, with amino-acid sequence MVLRGDGGNVGAAQAGQTVPMSGPEISMREDGARSQGRSESGISAMPSSGIPRGRPKSGRVWKDQNKKRFSAMVKNKPLHTSWEQKMKKRQEKRLTMDFARHLREEKQQKKEEKKRRREENLRRRLENERKAEIVQVIRNPLKLKRAKKKQLRQIEKRDTLKFIQQQQQQTQRNPTKAKCNAPGPP